One window of Pseudomonas sp. ML2-2023-3 genomic DNA carries:
- a CDS encoding carbon starvation CstA family protein has protein sequence MNNKNSLLRHIPWLVLAIVGACALGVVALRRGEAINALWIVVAAVAIYLVAYRYYSLFIATKVMQLDPSRATPAVLNNDGLDYVPTNKHILFGHHFAAIAGAGPLVGPVLAAQMGYLPGTLWLIAGVVLAGAVQDFMVLFMSTRRNGRSLGDMVREEMGKIPGTIALFGCFLIMIIILAVLALIVVKALAESPWGMFTVMATIPIAMFMGIYMRYIRPGRIGEISIVGVLLLLGSIWLGGQIAASPEWAPVFTFTGTQITWMLIGYGFVAAVLPVWLVLAPRDYLSTFLKIGTIVALAIGILVTMPELKMPALTQFTDGTGPVWKGGLFPFLFITIACGAVSGFHALISSGTTPKLLDNECNSRYIGYGAMLMESFVAIMAMVAASVIEPGVYFAMNSPAAIVGGDVVTVAQTVSSWGFAITPDALTALAKDIGETTVLARAGGAPTLAVGIAQILHNVLPGENTMAFWYHFAILFEALFILTAVDAGTRAGRFMLQDLLGSFVPALKRTESWGANMLATGLCVAMWGYLLYQGVIDPLGGINTLWPLFGISNQMLAGIALMLATVVLIKMKRQRYIWVTMLPAIWLLICTTVAGFIKLFDANPAVGFLALANKYSTALEAGQVIAPAKNIDQMQHVIINAYTNAGLTVLFLFVVFSILFFAIKVGVAAWGSKVRTDKESPYQVMPDA, from the coding sequence ATGAATAATAAAAATAGCCTGCTACGCCACATTCCGTGGCTGGTGCTGGCAATTGTAGGAGCCTGCGCCCTTGGCGTAGTTGCGTTACGCCGGGGCGAGGCGATCAACGCCTTGTGGATCGTAGTGGCAGCGGTTGCCATTTATCTGGTTGCTTACCGTTATTACAGCCTGTTTATTGCCACCAAGGTGATGCAGCTCGACCCCAGTCGCGCTACGCCTGCAGTGCTCAACAACGATGGTCTGGACTATGTGCCGACCAACAAGCACATTCTTTTTGGTCACCACTTCGCCGCCATCGCTGGCGCCGGACCGTTGGTGGGGCCGGTTTTGGCCGCGCAAATGGGCTATCTGCCGGGCACGCTCTGGCTGATCGCCGGTGTTGTTCTGGCCGGTGCGGTGCAGGACTTCATGGTCCTGTTCATGTCCACTCGCCGCAACGGTCGCTCTTTGGGCGACATGGTGCGTGAGGAAATGGGCAAGATCCCGGGCACCATCGCGCTGTTTGGTTGCTTCCTGATCATGATCATCATCCTGGCGGTGCTGGCGCTGATCGTGGTCAAGGCCCTGGCCGAAAGCCCGTGGGGCATGTTCACCGTGATGGCGACCATCCCGATTGCGATGTTCATGGGCATTTACATGCGCTACATCCGCCCGGGCCGCATCGGTGAGATCTCCATTGTCGGTGTGCTGCTGTTGCTCGGCTCGATCTGGCTGGGGGGCCAGATTGCGGCAAGCCCTGAATGGGCTCCGGTGTTTACCTTCACCGGTACGCAGATCACCTGGATGCTGATCGGTTATGGTTTTGTTGCAGCCGTGCTGCCGGTTTGGCTGGTTCTGGCACCGCGTGACTACCTGTCGACCTTCCTTAAAATCGGCACCATCGTGGCACTGGCCATCGGCATTCTGGTCACCATGCCTGAGCTGAAAATGCCAGCATTGACCCAGTTTACCGACGGTACTGGCCCAGTCTGGAAAGGCGGTCTGTTCCCGTTCCTGTTCATCACCATTGCCTGCGGTGCGGTATCGGGTTTCCACGCACTGATTTCTTCGGGTACTACACCCAAGTTGCTGGATAACGAATGCAACTCCCGGTACATCGGCTACGGCGCGATGTTGATGGAGTCCTTCGTGGCCATCATGGCCATGGTTGCCGCTTCGGTCATCGAGCCGGGCGTGTACTTCGCCATGAACAGCCCGGCGGCCATCGTCGGCGGTGATGTGGTGACTGTTGCGCAAACCGTTAGCAGCTGGGGCTTTGCAATTACCCCGGATGCACTGACCGCACTGGCCAAGGATATTGGTGAAACCACCGTTCTGGCCCGTGCCGGCGGCGCACCGACACTGGCTGTGGGTATCGCTCAGATCCTGCATAACGTGTTGCCGGGCGAAAACACAATGGCGTTCTGGTATCACTTCGCCATTTTGTTTGAAGCCCTGTTTATCTTGACGGCGGTTGACGCCGGTACCCGTGCCGGTCGCTTTATGCTGCAAGACTTGCTGGGCAGCTTTGTGCCTGCACTCAAGCGCACCGAGTCCTGGGGCGCCAACATGCTGGCAACAGGCCTTTGTGTAGCGATGTGGGGTTACCTGCTTTATCAGGGCGTGATCGATCCATTGGGCGGCATCAACACCCTGTGGCCGCTGTTCGGTATCTCTAACCAGATGCTGGCGGGTATCGCGCTGATGCTGGCAACCGTTGTGCTGATCAAAATGAAGCGTCAACGCTACATTTGGGTGACCATGCTGCCAGCGATCTGGCTGCTGATCTGCACCACCGTTGCAGGTTTTATCAAGCTGTTCGACGCCAACCCTGCGGTCGGCTTCCTGGCCCTGGCCAACAAGTACAGCACTGCGCTGGAAGCGGGCCAAGTCATTGCCCCGGCGAAAAACATCGACCAGATGCAGCACGTGATCATCAACGCCTACACCAACGCCGGTCTGACCGTGCTGTTCCTGTTCGTGGTGTTCAGCATTCTGTTCTTTGCGATCAAGGTGGGCGTGGCAGCATGGGGCAGTAAAGTACGTACGGATAAAGAGTCGCCGTACCAAGTCATGCCGGATGCATAA
- a CDS encoding YbdD/YjiX family protein: MFNDLSRLGKYLGQAARLMVGMPDYDNYVEHMQTKHPDKPVMSYEAFFRERQEARYGGKGGPKCC, translated from the coding sequence ATGTTCAATGACCTGAGTCGCCTCGGTAAATACCTCGGTCAGGCCGCGCGCCTGATGGTCGGCATGCCCGACTACGACAACTACGTCGAGCATATGCAAACCAAGCACCCGGACAAGCCTGTCATGAGCTACGAGGCGTTCTTCCGCGAACGCCAGGAAGCCCGTTACGGCGGCAAGGGTGGGCCCAAGTGCTGCTAG
- the yjiA gene encoding GTPase gives MSSPIPVTILSGFLGAGKTTLLRYLLKAEHGLKIAVIENEFSDAGIDTQLLGDEPVQVMTLANGCVCCTIHTDLTKALYLLLERLDSGEIAFDRLVIECTGLADPAPVAQTFFIDEELRERYLLDGIITLVDAAHADVHLSQTIAQAQIGFADRLLVSKRDLVDDATFDALSERLTRINRRAPIRVVEHGKIDLAELLDVRGFNLNADLGGGLNLRPVQPASSIDRISSLVLRTETPLDIDSLSAFMNELLEDHGKQLLRYKGVLSIAGEDRRLVFQGVLKLYGFDWDTEWAEGEVRDSVMVFIADDLPEAKIREGFDVLASRK, from the coding sequence ATGTCCTCTCCAATCCCCGTCACCATCCTCAGTGGCTTTTTGGGTGCCGGTAAAACCACCTTGTTGCGTTACCTGCTCAAGGCCGAACATGGCCTGAAAATCGCCGTGATCGAGAACGAATTCAGCGATGCCGGGATCGATACCCAGTTGTTGGGTGATGAGCCCGTGCAAGTCATGACACTGGCCAATGGCTGTGTGTGCTGCACCATTCACACCGACCTGACCAAGGCGCTGTACCTGCTGCTGGAGCGTCTGGACAGTGGCGAAATAGCGTTCGACCGCCTGGTGATCGAATGCACCGGCCTGGCCGACCCGGCACCGGTGGCGCAAACCTTTTTCATAGACGAAGAACTGCGCGAGCGTTACCTGCTGGACGGCATCATCACCCTGGTGGACGCCGCGCACGCCGATGTACACCTGAGCCAAACCATCGCCCAGGCACAAATCGGTTTTGCTGACCGCCTGTTGGTGAGCAAGCGCGACCTGGTGGATGACGCCACCTTTGATGCCTTAAGCGAACGCTTGACCCGTATCAACCGCCGGGCGCCGATTCGTGTGGTTGAGCACGGCAAGATAGATCTGGCCGAGTTGCTGGATGTCCGAGGGTTCAATCTCAATGCAGACTTGGGCGGTGGCCTGAATTTGCGTCCGGTGCAGCCTGCGTCATCTATCGACCGCATCTCAAGCCTTGTGCTGCGCACCGAAACACCGCTGGATATCGACAGCCTCAGCGCGTTCATGAACGAACTGCTGGAAGATCACGGCAAGCAATTGCTGCGTTACAAAGGCGTGCTGAGCATTGCCGGTGAAGATCGACGGCTGGTGTTTCAGGGCGTGCTCAAGCTCTATGGCTTCGACTGGGACACTGAGTGGGCGGAGGGTGAGGTGCGCGACAGCGTGATGGTATTTATTGCCGATGACTTGCCTGAAGCCAAGATTCGCGAGGGGTTTGATGTTCTAGCCTCACGAAAATAG
- the glyA gene encoding serine hydroxymethyltransferase encodes MFSRDLTLAKFDADLFAAMEQEAQRQEEHIELIASENYTSPAVMEAQGSVLTNKYAEGYPGKRYYGGCEYVDVVEQLAIDRAKELFGADYANVQPHAGSQANSAVYLALLSAGDTILGMSLAHGGHLTHGASVSSSGKLYNAIQYGIDANGLIDYDEVERLAVEHKPKMIVAGFSAYSQILDFPRFRAIADKVGAYLFVDMAHVAGLVAAGVYPNPVPFADVVTTTTHKTLRGPRGGLILAKANADIEKKLNSAVFPGSQGGPLEHVIAAKAVCFKEALQPEFKAYQQQVVKNAQAMASVFIERGFDVVSGGTENHLFLLSLIKQEISGKDADAALGKAFITVNKNSVPNDPRSPFVTSGLRFGTPAVTTRGFKVEECRELANWICDILADINNEAVIDAVREKVKAICAKLPVYGN; translated from the coding sequence ATGTTCAGCCGTGATTTGACACTTGCCAAGTTCGACGCCGACCTTTTTGCCGCCATGGAGCAAGAAGCTCAGCGCCAGGAAGAACATATTGAGCTGATCGCTTCGGAAAACTACACCAGCCCAGCGGTCATGGAAGCTCAAGGCTCGGTTCTGACCAACAAATACGCCGAAGGCTACCCGGGTAAGCGCTACTACGGCGGCTGCGAATACGTCGACGTCGTTGAGCAACTGGCTATCGACCGTGCAAAAGAGCTGTTCGGCGCCGATTACGCCAACGTTCAGCCACACGCCGGTTCCCAGGCCAACAGCGCTGTCTACCTGGCCCTGTTGTCGGCTGGCGACACCATCCTGGGCATGAGCCTGGCACACGGCGGTCACCTGACCCACGGCGCCAGCGTTTCGTCCTCGGGCAAGCTGTACAACGCCATCCAGTACGGCATCGACGCCAACGGCCTGATCGACTACGACGAAGTAGAGCGTCTGGCCGTTGAGCACAAGCCAAAAATGATCGTGGCCGGTTTCTCTGCCTACTCGCAGATCCTGGACTTCCCGCGTTTCCGCGCTATCGCTGACAAGGTTGGCGCCTACCTGTTCGTCGACATGGCTCACGTAGCCGGTCTGGTAGCGGCTGGCGTTTACCCTAACCCGGTTCCGTTTGCTGACGTGGTCACCACCACCACTCACAAAACCCTGCGCGGTCCACGTGGCGGCCTGATCCTGGCCAAGGCCAACGCCGACATCGAGAAGAAGCTGAACTCGGCTGTCTTCCCGGGTTCGCAAGGCGGCCCACTGGAGCACGTCATCGCCGCCAAGGCCGTGTGCTTCAAAGAAGCTCTGCAACCAGAGTTCAAGGCTTACCAGCAACAAGTCGTGAAAAACGCCCAAGCCATGGCATCGGTGTTTATCGAGCGCGGCTTTGACGTGGTATCGGGCGGTACTGAAAACCACCTGTTCCTGCTGTCGCTGATCAAGCAGGAAATCTCCGGCAAAGACGCTGACGCCGCACTGGGCAAAGCGTTCATCACCGTGAACAAAAACTCCGTGCCGAACGATCCACGCTCCCCGTTCGTGACCTCGGGTCTGCGTTTCGGTACTCCGGCTGTTACCACTCGCGGCTTCAAAGTAGAAGAGTGCCGTGAACTGGCTAACTGGATCTGCGACATCCTGGCTGATATCAACAACGAAGCCGTTATCGACGCCGTTCGCGAAAAAGTCAAAGCCATCTGCGCCAAGCTGCCGGTATACGGCAACTAA
- a CDS encoding EAL domain-containing protein, with protein MPNVTPPTLNKASNPLLGTPVRGTLKSALATLVLLLLAMLFWLLIEQFQETLQQERQNSINYSADLADHISLSMEVRAETALNLLPVDTLPKTLRQQQALVNQLHQYVPSLQSLVLLSTAGQVVFDSAGTTPDAAFLAEWASLIPSRKRTDGYYFSNNADASMFYLLLRQPAGDIGGYWLLRMSPELLQNMTHQNASSSRPQWLIENVKTRKVLKRAYSPISPASTLSQQDESDTVQLSPINHSDWQLRGLFNEGQAVERLLPGLIVKCLLGLLFSLLPIIALLNMRRRQRQLHEGRRRYHDIFEGTGVALCVLDLSSLPGFLEREKLHDSSDLKQWLSDHPQLRSQLFAQLRITEVNQVAMQLLEVESGDGAWLKLINGCPQTSSAIGYQIVETVLDQQQQLELEVKLSDASGRDQHVWLVLRLPEDPQDYHAVILSISDITSRKLIELSLQERESFWSDVVRTVPDHLYVQNVISQRIIFSNHHLGQTLGYSAIELQEMGAYFWELLLHPDDAERYHQLRQQQREDGYKHLMQCQLRFRHQQGTWRRFDIREQAFARDTGDQVTRIVGVAKDITDQIEASESLRDSEQRYRMLAESISDVIFSTDSTLRMNYLSPSIQTVLGYDAQWVFDNGWQSIIATPQQLEGIYSLIERIRAALHTPRQLSALRAQVQTQLFLFDCLRADGHKVPIELRLVLVWDENDGFEGILGVGRDISQQRRAEKDLRMAATVFEHSTSAILITDPAGYIVQANEAFSRVSGYAVAQVLDQLPSMLTVDAQQRAHLTYVLKQLHVNGTWEGEVWLKRLNGEHYPAWVGITAVLDDEGDLASYVCFFSDISERKASEQRIHRLAYYDALTHLPNRTLFQDRLHTALQQAERNKSWVVLMFLDLDRFKPINDSLGHAAGDRMLKDMAIRLLACVGDDDTVARMGGDEFTLLLQPRATRQLALNRAISVAEQILASLVKPFVLESREFFVTASIGIALSPQDGNELSQLMKNADTAMYHAKERGKNNFQFYQADMNASALERLELESDLRHALEQQEFILFYQPQFSGDGKRLTGVEALLRWNHSRRGLVPPGDFIPVLEELGLVVEVGDWVLAEACRQLKLWHQAKVRVPKVSVNISARQFSDGQLGTRIATILKETGLSPACLELELTESILMREVSEALHILASLKNLGLSIAVDDFGTGYSSLNYLKQFPIDVLKIDRTFVDGLPSGEQDAQIARAIIAMAHSLNLAVIAEGVETQEQLDFLREHGCDEVQGYLFGRPMPAHLLVKQLQAASDELHM; from the coding sequence TTGCCCAATGTCACGCCGCCCACTCTGAATAAAGCGTCCAACCCACTTCTTGGGACGCCTGTGCGCGGAACGTTGAAAAGTGCATTGGCCACTCTGGTTCTGTTGCTGCTGGCGATGTTGTTCTGGTTGTTGATTGAGCAGTTCCAGGAAACGCTCCAGCAAGAGCGTCAAAACAGCATCAACTACAGTGCCGATCTGGCCGACCACATCAGCCTGAGCATGGAAGTACGGGCCGAAACCGCCCTTAATCTGCTTCCTGTCGATACGCTGCCGAAAACCCTGCGCCAACAGCAGGCACTGGTCAATCAACTGCATCAATACGTACCCTCGCTCCAGAGCCTGGTCTTGCTCAGCACTGCCGGGCAGGTCGTGTTCGACAGCGCTGGCACCACCCCCGACGCTGCATTCCTGGCTGAATGGGCAAGCCTGATCCCCTCGCGAAAACGTACCGACGGCTATTACTTCAGCAATAACGCTGACGCCAGCATGTTCTATTTGTTGCTGCGCCAGCCCGCAGGCGATATCGGTGGTTACTGGCTGCTGCGCATGAGCCCGGAACTGCTGCAAAACATGACACACCAGAACGCCAGCAGCAGTCGGCCACAATGGCTGATTGAAAACGTGAAAACCCGCAAGGTCCTGAAGCGTGCCTACAGCCCCATTTCGCCAGCCTCAACCCTGAGCCAGCAGGATGAAAGCGACACCGTACAACTGAGCCCCATCAATCACAGCGACTGGCAGTTACGCGGGCTGTTCAATGAAGGCCAGGCGGTTGAACGACTGCTGCCCGGACTGATCGTCAAATGCCTGCTCGGCTTGCTCTTTTCGTTGCTGCCGATCATTGCGCTGCTCAACATGCGCCGCCGCCAACGCCAACTGCATGAAGGCCGCCGCCGTTATCACGATATTTTCGAAGGCACCGGGGTTGCCCTGTGCGTGCTCGATCTGTCCAGCTTGCCGGGGTTTCTTGAGCGCGAAAAACTCCACGACAGCAGTGACCTCAAGCAATGGCTAAGCGACCACCCCCAGCTTCGTAGTCAATTATTTGCGCAACTGCGCATCACTGAAGTCAATCAGGTCGCCATGCAGCTGCTGGAGGTCGAATCCGGGGACGGTGCCTGGCTAAAGCTGATTAACGGCTGCCCCCAAACCAGTTCGGCCATTGGCTATCAAATCGTCGAAACCGTACTGGATCAACAGCAGCAACTTGAACTGGAAGTAAAGCTGAGCGATGCCAGCGGCCGGGATCAACATGTGTGGCTGGTGCTGCGCCTGCCTGAAGACCCTCAGGACTATCACGCGGTCATCCTGAGCATCAGCGACATCACAAGCCGCAAGCTGATCGAATTGTCCCTGCAAGAGCGCGAAAGTTTCTGGTCGGATGTCGTGCGTACCGTACCTGACCACCTCTATGTGCAAAATGTAATCAGCCAGCGGATCATATTCAGCAACCATCACCTTGGGCAGACCCTGGGCTACAGCGCCATCGAACTTCAGGAAATGGGCGCATATTTCTGGGAACTGTTGCTGCACCCGGATGACGCCGAACGTTATCACCAGCTGCGCCAGCAGCAACGGGAAGATGGCTATAAGCACTTGATGCAGTGCCAGTTGCGCTTTCGTCATCAGCAAGGCACCTGGCGGCGCTTTGACATCCGTGAGCAGGCCTTTGCCCGTGACACCGGGGATCAAGTCACGCGCATTGTCGGGGTGGCCAAAGACATCACCGACCAGATCGAAGCCAGTGAGTCACTGCGTGACAGCGAGCAGCGCTACCGGATGCTGGCCGAAAGCATCAGCGACGTGATTTTCTCCACCGACAGCACGTTGCGCATGAACTACCTCAGCCCCTCCATCCAGACCGTGCTGGGGTACGACGCACAATGGGTGTTCGACAATGGCTGGCAGTCAATTATCGCGACCCCGCAACAACTGGAGGGTATCTACAGCCTGATCGAACGTATCCGCGCCGCCCTGCACACACCTCGACAACTCTCGGCCCTGCGCGCCCAGGTGCAAACCCAGTTGTTCCTGTTCGACTGCTTGCGCGCCGACGGGCATAAAGTCCCCATCGAGCTGCGGCTGGTACTGGTGTGGGATGAAAACGATGGTTTCGAAGGCATTCTGGGCGTTGGCCGTGATATCAGTCAGCAACGTCGTGCTGAAAAAGACCTGCGCATGGCCGCTACGGTGTTTGAGCACTCCACCTCGGCTATCCTGATTACCGACCCCGCCGGTTATATCGTGCAGGCCAACGAAGCCTTTAGCCGGGTCAGCGGCTACGCCGTGGCCCAGGTGCTCGACCAATTGCCGAGCATGTTGACCGTTGATGCCCAACAACGCGCGCACCTGACCTATGTGCTCAAGCAACTGCATGTCAATGGCACATGGGAGGGCGAAGTCTGGCTCAAGCGTCTCAACGGCGAACACTACCCGGCGTGGGTCGGCATCACTGCCGTGCTCGATGACGAGGGTGATCTGGCCAGCTACGTGTGCTTCTTCAGTGACATCAGCGAGCGCAAAGCCAGTGAACAGCGAATTCACCGCCTGGCTTACTACGACGCCCTGACGCACCTGCCTAACCGGACGCTGTTTCAGGATCGCCTGCACACTGCGTTGCAACAGGCCGAACGCAACAAGTCGTGGGTTGTGCTGATGTTCCTCGACCTCGACCGTTTCAAGCCGATCAACGATTCCCTGGGCCACGCCGCAGGCGATCGAATGCTCAAGGACATGGCCATCCGCTTGCTGGCCTGCGTCGGTGACGACGACACCGTGGCGCGTATGGGCGGTGACGAATTCACCCTGCTCCTGCAACCACGAGCCACCCGTCAACTGGCCTTGAACCGGGCCATCAGCGTGGCCGAGCAAATCCTTGCCAGCCTGGTAAAACCCTTTGTACTGGAAAGTCGCGAGTTCTTTGTAACCGCCAGTATTGGCATTGCCTTGAGCCCGCAAGACGGCAACGAACTCAGCCAGTTGATGAAGAACGCCGACACCGCGATGTACCACGCCAAAGAGCGCGGCAAAAACAACTTCCAGTTCTATCAGGCAGACATGAACGCCAGCGCCCTTGAGCGCCTGGAACTTGAGAGCGACCTGCGCCACGCCCTTGAACAGCAAGAGTTCATCCTTTTTTACCAGCCGCAATTCAGCGGCGACGGCAAACGGCTGACCGGGGTTGAAGCATTGCTGCGCTGGAACCACTCCAGGCGCGGACTGGTGCCGCCCGGTGACTTTATCCCGGTACTCGAAGAGCTGGGCCTGGTGGTCGAAGTGGGTGACTGGGTGCTGGCCGAGGCCTGTCGCCAGCTCAAGCTCTGGCACCAGGCCAAAGTGCGCGTGCCCAAAGTCTCGGTCAACATCTCGGCGCGCCAGTTTTCCGATGGCCAACTGGGCACGCGCATCGCCACGATCCTCAAGGAGACCGGCCTGTCCCCTGCCTGCCTGGAGCTTGAGCTGACCGAAAGTATCCTGATGCGCGAAGTCAGCGAAGCCCTGCACATTCTGGCCAGTCTGAAAAACCTCGGCCTCAGCATTGCCGTGGACGACTTTGGCACCGGTTATTCATCGCTCAACTACCTCAAGCAATTCCCGATCGATGTCTTGAAAATCGACCGTACCTTTGTCGATGGCCTGCCCTCAGGCGAACAGGACGCGCAGATTGCCCGCGCAATCATTGCAATGGCCCATAGCCTAAACCTGGCCGTCATCGCCGAAGGCGTGGAGACCCAGGAGCAGTTGGATTTCTTGCGCGAGCATGGGTGCGATGAAGTGCAAGGCTATCTGTTTGGTCGCCCGATGCCAGCACATCTACTGGTCAAGCAACTGCAAGCGGCCAGTGATGAACTGCACATGTGA
- the ettA gene encoding energy-dependent translational throttle protein EttA: MAQYVFTMHRLSKVVPPKREILKNISLSFFPGAKIGVLGLNGSGKSTLLKIMAGVDTEFDGEARPMPDLNIGYLPQEPQLDPSKTVREVVEEAVSVIKDAQARLDQVYAEYADPDADFDKLAAEQAKLESILQASDGHNLERQLEVAADALRLPAWDAKVEHLSGGEKRRVALCRLLLSAPDMLLLDEPTNHLDADSVAWLEHFLHDFPGTVVAITHDRYFLDNVAGWILELDRGAGIPYEGNYSGWLEAKSDRLAAESKQQSAHEKAMKDELEWVRKGAKARQSKSKARLQRFEELQSQEFQKRSETNEIYIPAGPRLGDKVIEFKNVSKGYGDRVLIDNLSFAMPKGAIVGVIGGNGAGKSTLFRMLMGKEQPDSGSIEVGETVQLACVDQSRDDLDGSKTVFQAISDGSDVIRIGNYEIPSRTYVGRFNFKGGDQQKFVKDLSGGERGRLHLALTLKEGANVLLLDEPSNDLDVETLRSLEEALLDFPGAAIVISHDRWFLDRVATHILAYEDDSQAIFFEGNYTEYEADRKKRLGEAATQPHRVRHKKLAQ; encoded by the coding sequence ATGGCTCAATACGTTTTCACCATGCATCGGCTGAGCAAAGTTGTTCCGCCGAAGCGGGAAATCCTGAAAAACATCTCCCTGTCGTTTTTCCCTGGCGCCAAGATTGGCGTACTCGGCTTGAACGGTTCGGGTAAATCCACCCTGTTGAAAATCATGGCGGGTGTCGATACCGAGTTCGACGGCGAAGCCCGTCCGATGCCCGACCTGAACATCGGTTACCTGCCGCAGGAACCGCAGCTGGATCCGAGCAAAACCGTGCGCGAAGTGGTTGAAGAAGCCGTGAGCGTCATCAAGGACGCTCAAGCGCGCCTGGATCAGGTTTACGCCGAATACGCAGACCCGGATGCCGATTTTGACAAGCTGGCTGCTGAACAGGCCAAGCTTGAGTCGATCCTGCAAGCGAGCGACGGTCACAACCTGGAGCGCCAGCTGGAAGTCGCTGCCGACGCCCTGCGTTTGCCAGCCTGGGATGCCAAGGTTGAGCACCTGTCGGGTGGTGAGAAGCGCCGTGTGGCCTTGTGCCGCCTGCTGCTGTCGGCCCCGGACATGCTGCTGCTCGACGAACCAACCAACCACCTGGATGCCGACTCTGTAGCCTGGCTTGAGCACTTCCTGCACGACTTCCCGGGTACCGTGGTTGCGATTACGCACGACCGTTACTTCCTGGATAACGTGGCGGGCTGGATCCTTGAGCTTGACCGTGGCGCGGGCATTCCTTACGAGGGCAACTATTCGGGTTGGCTTGAAGCCAAGTCCGATCGTCTGGCTGCCGAATCCAAGCAGCAGTCGGCCCATGAAAAGGCCATGAAAGACGAGCTGGAATGGGTCCGTAAAGGTGCCAAGGCGCGTCAGTCGAAGTCCAAGGCTCGTCTGCAGCGTTTCGAGGAACTGCAATCGCAGGAATTCCAGAAGCGCAGCGAGACCAACGAAATCTACATCCCGGCTGGTCCGCGCCTGGGTGACAAGGTTATCGAGTTCAAGAACGTGTCCAAGGGTTACGGCGATCGCGTGTTGATCGACAACCTGTCGTTCGCGATGCCTAAAGGCGCCATCGTTGGCGTGATCGGCGGTAACGGTGCCGGTAAGTCGACCTTGTTCCGCATGCTGATGGGCAAGGAACAGCCGGATTCGGGCAGCATCGAAGTCGGTGAAACCGTGCAACTGGCGTGCGTGGACCAGAGCCGTGACGATCTGGACGGCAGCAAGACTGTGTTCCAGGCGATTTCTGACGGTTCTGATGTGATACGCATCGGTAACTATGAAATCCCGTCGCGTACCTATGTAGGTCGTTTCAACTTCAAAGGTGGCGATCAGCAGAAGTTCGTCAAGGACCTGTCCGGTGGTGAGCGTGGTCGCCTGCACCTGGCCCTGACCTTGAAAGAGGGCGCCAACGTGCTGCTGCTCGACGAACCGTCCAACGACCTTGACGTTGAGACGCTGCGTTCGCTCGAAGAAGCGCTGCTGGACTTCCCTGGCGCCGCCATTGTGATCTCTCACGATCGGTGGTTCCTTGACCGCGTTGCGACTCATATCCTGGCGTACGAAGACGACTCGCAAGCAATCTTCTTTGAAGGTAACTACACCGAGTACGAAGCTGATCGTAAAAAGCGCCTCGGCGAAGCGGCCACTCAGCCGCACCGTGTGCGTCACAAAAAACTGGCCCAGTAA